CAGTGCCCCTCAGTCGGCCCGTGCACGGCGAGCAGGTCCGGCCAGGAGGCCGGCCCAGCCGGCCAGCGGCCCTTATAAAGGCCCACAGGCTCCGCCCCTTCAGGAATGCCGGAGGAGCCCAGGGCAAGCCCGCCCTCGGAAGCCGGGACCCACAGGGCCCAGGTCACTGTGGCCTGGGTATGGGTGGGGCCGGAGAAGCCccggaagtggggagtggggtggggggagtggttgATGATTTTTAGGATTGGGTTGGATTTGCGTAGTGGAATCATGGGTGCTTTTGTAGTTGAGGTACAACGATGGTTTTTCGTATCATTGGTTATGGTTGGAGTCCATATGGAAGCAATGACATATGTTTTATCGACATTAAGTGTATTATTGGTTATGGGGtttgtaggtttttctcctaagccctctcctatttatgggggtttagcgttaattgttagtggtgtgattggttgtgtgattattttcaattatgggggggcttatatgggtttaatgatatttttagtttatctgggGGGTATAATAGTTGTCTTTGGTTATACTACAGCAATGGCCATTGAAGAGTATCCTGAGACATGGGGCTCAGGGCTTGAGGTTCTAGGGGGTCCTTTGGTAGGATTAATGATGGAGGTAGGGCtggttttatgggttttaagtttggatgaagaagtggtggtggttaatttcaataatatgggtaactgggtgatttttgagggggaggggtcgGGGTTAATTCGAGGTGACTGTATTGGTGCGGGTGCCTTGTATGATTACGGGCGTTGGTTAGCGGTGGTTGCTGGTTGAACATTGTTTGTTGGTGTATACATTGTGATTGAGATTACTCGGGGTAATAGGTTATATTATTAGAAGTAGGGTCAGGATAGgggggatgaggaaagagaggaagtagagtttGATTATGCCTCTCTGGGTGGTTACAGTTGTGGAAGCGGTAATatgtgtttgtgagattatttcggGTATAGATTTTTCTAGCCATGTTGAGTCTAATAAGAGGAGGGCTAAGTTTTGACTTATAAGTAGGTTTTGCTAGGGGATCATACGGTGAACTGTGGTGGGGAAGTATCCTAGTATGTTGGAGAATTTGAGTATTTGTGatgggtttttcacttttagtttgtTGGTTATAAGGGCGAGGTCTAGGGCTGTTAGGAAACCGAGAGCAGTTGCGTCTAGGGCTGAGAGTTTGAGATAGAAGGGTGTTGTTGgctgggggagtgaggtaggggGGATATTACTGGTGATAAGGAATCCCGTGATTATACTGCCTATTTAATTGGGTTTAGTAGGGCGGGGTTGTTTTCGTTGATGTTTATTAGGGCTGGGAAGCGGGGTTGTCCTGTTAGGGTAAGGAGAATGGTTCGAGTACTGTAGGCGCTTGTTAGGGAGGTGGCGATGAGAGTAATAaatagggctcaggcgttggtatacgacgtatttgtggcttcgataatgagatctttggagtaggagcctgtgaggaaaggtattcctgtgagtgctaggttgccaataactagggaagttgaggtgaggggcagtgttttaaacagacctcctatttttcgaatgtcctgttcgttgtttaggttatgaataatggatccggagcacataaaaagtacagctttgaagaaggcatgggtgcagatgtgtaggaatgctaggtaTGGTTGGTTAATACCAATGGTGACTATTATTAGGCCTAGTTGACTTGAGGTAGGGAAGGCCACGATTTTTTAAATATCGTGTTGTGTGAGGGCACAGATGGCTCTGAATAGAGTAGTAATGGCTCCCAGGCATAATGTGAGGTTTTGGATTAGTGTATAGTTTTCTATCAAAGGGTGGAAACGGATGAGTAGGAATACTCCGGCAACAACTATGGTGCTGGAGTGAAGTagagctgagactggagttgggccttctatggcagagggcagtcggggtgaaggccaaattgggctgattttcctgttgctgctaggagaaggcctattagtggaaggaggtttgagttggagtttagggCTAATATCTGTTGAAAGCCTCATGAGTTGTAATGCAGGAGGAATCGTGTCATAGCTAGGATAAGACCAATGTCGCCAATACGGTTGTATAGGACTGCTtggatggctgctgtgttggcgtcCGCTCGAGCGTGTCATCAGCTAATTAGGAGGAAGGATATTAATTCCTACGCCTTCCCAACCGATGAAGAGTTGGAAAAGGTTGTTAGCAGTAACTGGAATTAGTATGGCAGCGAGGAAGATAAGGAGATATTTGAAGAGTTGGTTAATGTTTGGATCTGAGCTTATGTACCATAGCGAGGATTCTATAATGGATCAGGTGATGAACAGTgcgattggaataaatattatggaaaagtaatctagtttaaagcttagtgttagatctaatgtctgggctgttattcaatgtcaacttcacatggttgtttcttggttgaagaaaatgtagaaagttgttggaagaaggctagtaataaaagcatatgttacagttgtttttacataatttggatatgagcgtgttttgtcagggttgatgagggtggcaaaaattggaagagttaGGGAGGCGAGGGTTGTTGTTATAACAGGGGTACACacgattgttacttttatttggagttgcaccaatgtttttggctcctaaggccaatggatagctgttagttatcctttaaaagttgagaaagccgTAATTTTAAGTACGGAGGCATGGATTAGCAGCCCTTGCAGGTTCtctcggtaaataagaagtgaTAAGCTTCCATAGTTAggttcacaatctaatgttttgattaaactatatttacagggaGCAAACCCTAGAATGATATTGGGGTTGAGGGATAGAAGAATGATTGGAGCGAGGTGTATAAATACGAACGTATTTTCTCGTGTGAAGGGgggttttatgttgattatatgatgtgtaagtgttcctcgctgcattgtgatgaacatgtggagagagtagagggctgtaattagtatgttgagtcctgttagtacaatagtcatatgggatcaggaaaatgaggctgcgattacaaagagctcACCTAGTAGGTTGATAGTGGGGGGTAGGGCAAGATTAGTAAGGTTTGCTGTGAACCATCTAAAGGTTATTAATGGGAGTAGGGTTTGAAGTCCTCGGGACAGTAGTAGGATACGGCTGTGGGTACGTTCATAGTCTGAGTTAGCTAGGCAGAAATAGATGGAGGAGGTGAGTCCATGGGCAATTATAAGGATAAAATTATGATGAATGCATGGGCCGTTACAATAACGTTGTAAATATGGTCGTTACCTAGTAGATTGCCGGGTTGACCTAGTTCAGCTCGAAGAAGAAGGCTTAGAGCTGTACCTAGGATTCCAGCTCATGCACCAAATAGTAGGTATAGAGTCCCAATGTCCttatggtttgttgaaaagagtcaacGGTTGATGAGCATaggtagagatagagagaagggaagggtaaagtggctgagtaagcattaggctgtaaacctaaagacaGGGGTCTAGTCCTCCTTTGACCAGCCCGGAGGTGATTTTCACATTGAATTGCAAGTTCAAAGGAGcagctttaaaagtttctgccggggcttctcccgccttttttccctgcggcgggagaagtggatcaaagccagttgattagggtatttagctgttcactaaatttttgtgggttcgagtcccgttgatctagtgagggcttagcttaatgaaagtaattgatttgcgttcaattgatgcagagtaggtgtttgcagtccttatgtacttcagaaattaagtatttacacttactaagggctttgaaggctcttggtcttgtttaacctaaatttctagtggATAGCCAAAATTAGGGCGGAGGCTGGTAGTAAAAGGGTAGAGGCAATGACGAGTGGGGGAATAAGGagtgtaggttttgtgttttcgaattgccatattatttttgtgttgttggatgTAGGAAATAGTGTTAGGGAGATGGTATAGATTAGGCGTATAGAGAAATACGGGTTAAGCAGAGTTCTGATAATTATGATAGAGGGGATGAGAAAGTGATTGTTTATTGTGAGTTCTTGAACGGTAATTCATGTAGGTACGAAGCCGGTTAGAGGGGGTAAGCCCCCTAGGGATAGGAGGGTGGATGCTCTTAGTGGTGCTAGACAGGTTGATTTGTTTCAGGTGTGGGATAGTATGAGGGTGGTGGTGTTTGAGTTTAGGTTGAGGGTCAGGAATATGGTAGTTGTTAGGGTGATGTCTATGGTGAAGTAAAGAATTGTGATAGTTGGGTTATATACTAGTGTTCTTATTATTCAGCCTATGTGAGTGATTGAAGAATATCCTAGGATTTTGCGTAATTGTGTTCGGTTGAGACCTCCTCAGCTGCCTACTGTGATAGATAGGGTAGAGGGAGTTAGGAGGATATGGGTGTTGATTGATGGGTGAATTTGGTATATGATTGAGATGGGGGCTAGTATTTGCCATGTAAGGAGGAGTAGGCCAGAAGTTAGGGATGTTCCTTGGGTAACTTCTGGGACTCCAAAGTGGAAGGGGGCTATTCCTAGTTTGATGGCAAGGGCAGCCCAGTGCAGAACACGGTGGTGGTGCtttcggtgggggtgggggtgggggtgggggtgggggtggtgtgtttgggtgtgtgggtgtgtggttgtgtgggtgtcttggggtgtgtgtgcgtgtgcgcgggcgcgcgcgcgcgcgctgtgttggggagtggggtgggggatcaaGCGGGGGTCGGGTGGTGGAAAAGCGTGAGAGCTCTGCcggggctgctcccagagccttggcCGCTGCCCGCACGGCCGCGCATGCGCAGTAGACGGTCCCCCTCCTGGAACCTGGGCCGGCTCTGGAATCCCCGGGATGGATGCTCAGTTCTCCTCGGTGTGGAGTCTCCggccggccgccgccgccgcgcccagACCGGGAAGGCAGGAATGCCAGGCTGGTCAGCCCGGAGGGAAAACAGGCCTCTCCACACCGAGCCAGGTGCTCACCGCGAAAGGGAGGCCACCGCCCCGCCCCCGATCCCGTCCCCAACCCCGCGTCCTAAAGCTCCTCCAGCAGAGCCCGGTACTCCTCGTCGCTGAGGAGTAGCGGTTCCAGCAAAGCGGGCTCTCCCACGTCCTGCAGCTCCGTCGGGGCCTCCGTTTCCAGCAAAGGTTGCCCCTGCTGCAGAAACTCGGGGGTCTCCAGGAGCTCAtccagcaggctgcaggggagtGCAGACGAGCGCCCAGGCTCCTGGAGCGGCGGGGAGGGCGCCCGGATGGCTTGCATCTGCTCCTGCCCCGCGGAGGCCTCCGGGGGCGCgggccccggaggtggagctgcccCGACTTGGGGCTCCCACGCCGCCCCGGCGACCTggggcccctggccccagccccaccacggaCTCCCCTGGGACGTGGGCGGCGCCAGCACACCCTGGCCCTGCGGCTCAGCTCCAGCGGGCCCAGGCTGTCCCACCGAGCAAGGGCCCGGCAGGCTGTGGTGCTGCGGGTCCCGATCCCCCCGCCATTGGCTCGGGCGCGGAGGCCACCCCCGGGgagtctgagggtgggagagcGCCCCTTCCGGAGTCGCCAGGGCAGCGTAGGAAAAATCCCAATCCCCGCCTGCCGGGGCGGGATGGGAGATCCCTGCTGCCTgcgcagcctggctgggctgcagcggggcgacggcccctgctccctggcccacgAAAGCCCCCGGTGGGAGAGTCCAGGGCGCGCAGGGCACGTGGGGGGCGGGAAGCCCCGTTCCCCACGCCCCGGTGTGGGTGGAGGCGACCGGCGAGGGAGCGGGGGGACACCCGCCGGGGGCCGCGTCGCCCGGGCCGCCTGCGTGCGCCGGTGCCCcgccaccctggcctgggtgcctggccctccggttctgaaaccaaatctgaatcCGGGACTCCGGGAGGCCCGTCTCTCTGGCCAGTTCTTCCCGGGTGGCGATGCCTGGAAAGCGATCCTGCTGGAAGGCTCGCAGGAGCAGGGCGGTCTGGGACCGGGTGACGGCGGTCCGCTTTCGCCTGCCTTCTTGCGGGCCGCGTTTCCCGGGCCAGGGCCGAGATTCCCGCCGGTGCTGCCTCAGCTGGCGCGATCTctcgttctgaaaccaaatctggaccctgggctccggaatgccgatggcctgggccagctcttccctggtgg
This DNA window, taken from Macaca fascicularis isolate 582-1 chromosome 6, T2T-MFA8v1.1, encodes the following:
- the LOC135971180 gene encoding double homeobox protein 4C-like — protein: MALPTPGDGALPAGARGRGRRRRLVWTPSQREALRACFERNPYPGIATREELAQAIGIPEPRVQIWFQNERSRQLRQHRRESRPWPGKRGPQEGRRKRTAVTRSQTALLLRAFQQDRFPGIATREELARETGLPESRIQIWFQNRRARHPGQGGGAPAHAGGPGDAAPGGCPPAPSPVASTHTGAWGTGLPAPHVPCAPWTLPPGAFVGQGAGAVAPLQPSQAAQAAGISHPAPAGGDWDFSYAALATPEGALSHPQTPRGWPPRPSQWRGDRDPQHHSLPGPCSVGQPGPAGAEPQGQGVLAPPTSQGSPWWGWGQGPQVAGAAWEPQVGAAPPPGPAPPEASAGQEQMQAIRAPSPPLQEPGRSSALPCSLLDELLETPEFLQQGQPLLETEAPTELQDVGEPALLEPLLLSDEEYRALLEEL